In Uranotaenia lowii strain MFRU-FL chromosome 2, ASM2978415v1, whole genome shotgun sequence, one genomic interval encodes:
- the LOC129743138 gene encoding uncharacterized protein K02A2.6-like produces the protein MSRRNGNPVEVGDFPEEEGDVPAASMAEVMRQMANQNSRLMALLEQFTGGANPAAQRGAPEQIIESLSTAIKEFHFDPENGLTFDRWFSKYEDLFRQDGRNLDDPAKVRLLLRSLSVPVHEKFLNYLLPDHPRNFTFDEVVDKLKAIFGQQKSLFSKRYDCLQIIKNEADDFVTYAGAVNRQCEEFELQRLTANQFKSLVFICGLKSAKDADIRTRLLSKLESDAAEINIDGLVTECQRLTNLKHDVAMVEKKHSSSMVQAVRQFKKQSSHQSKQPPPANDKVPPSPCWQCGAMHFVKDCNFAKHTCKQCGKIGHREGYCSCSSKFSASSSAGDKRGKPKNRTLRMKTIQLKQIRSRRRYLTVDFNGVQVKLQLDCGSDISVVSQDVWNKIGGPTINATQMQATTASGGPLELLGEFTSSVTISNVTREQQCYVTSVNNLNVIGLDWMDAFDLWSKPLAAQCNQVNLSKFLNNDQHFLTRFPEVFQNGLGHCTKTKVGLNLKPGALPVFRPKRPVPFHATQKVDEELERLQRLDIITPIDFSDWAAPIVVVKKPGGKVRICADYSTGLNAALEANNYPLPTPEDIFTKLAGNPHTKKLYLK, from the coding sequence ATGAGTCGTCGCAACGGAAATCCGGTCGAAGTCGGAGATTTTCCTGAAGAGGAAGGAGATGTTCCTGCAGCTTCGATGGCAGAGGTTATGCGTCAGATGGCGAACCAGAACAGTCGTTTGATGGCCCTTCTGGAACAATTCACCGGAGGAGCAAACCCAGCAGCACAGCGTGGCGCACCGGAACAAATTATAGAATCTCTTTCAACCGCTATCAAGGAGTTCCATTTCGATCCTGAGAACGGGTTAACGTTCGACCGCTGGTTCTCCAAATATGAAGACCTTTTCAGACAGGATGGTAGGAACCTGGATGATCCGGCAAAGGTTCGACTGTTGCTGCGTAGCCTGAGCGTCCCGGTccatgagaaatttttaaattatctccTACCAGACCACCCACGCAATTTCACGTTCGACGAAGTGGTGGACAAACTGAAGGCGATTTTTGGGCAACAAAAATCATTGTTCAGCAAGCGCTACGATTGCcttcaaatcatcaaaaatgaaGCCGACGATTTCGTGACATATGCTGGGGCAGTCAACCGGCAGTGTGAGGAATTCGAGCTACAAAGACTCACCGCTAACCAGTTCAAGAGCCTCGTATTCATCTGCGGTCTTAAGTCGGCAAAGGACGCCGATATCCGGACCCGTCTTCTATCCAAGCTCGAGTCCGATGCAGCTGAAATCAACATCGATGGTTTGGTGACCGAATGCCAGCGCCTGACAAACCTCAAGCATGACGTTGCGATGGTGGAGAAGAAACATTCATCTTCGATGGTCCAGGCGGTTCGGCAGTTCAAGAAGCAATCGAGCCATCAATCAAAACAACCCCCACCAGCAAACGATAAAGTTCCACCATCTCCGTGCTGGCAATGTGGCGCGATGCATTTCGTCAAGGATTGCAATTTTGCCAAGCACACCTGCAAGCAATGCGGAAAAATTGGGCACCGTGAAGGTTATTGCAGTTGCTCGTCAAAATTTTCTGCATCATCGTCCGCAGGCGACAAGAGGGGCAAACCGAAGAACAGGACATTGAGAATGAAAACGATCCAGTTGAAGCAAATCCGAAGTCGTAGGCGATACCTGACTGTTGATTTCAATGGTGTCCAAGTAAAGCTTCAGCTCGATTGCGGTTCTGACATCTCAGTTGTCTCTCAAGATGTCTGGAACAAGATTGGTGGACCTACAATCAACGCTACCCAAATGCAAGCAACAACCGCATCTGGGGGACCTTTGGAACTGCTAGGAGAGTTCACTTCATCTGTCACCATCAGCAACGTCACGCGAGAGCAGCAATGTTACGTCACTTCGGTCAACAATCTGAACGTCATTGGACTGGACTGGATGGACGCATTTGATCTCTGGTCAAAGCCGCTCGCTGCACAATGCAATCAGGTGAATCTTTCCAAATTTCTTAACAACGATCAGCACTTCCTCACTCGCTTCCCCGAAGTTTTTCAGAACGGTTTGGGCCACTGCACTAAAACCAAAGTTGGCCTGAATCTCAAACCAGGCGCGCTACCAGTTTTCCGACCCAAGAGACCAGTTCCATTCCATGCCACTCAAAAAGTCGACGAGGAATTGGAACGACTGCAACGTTTAGACATCATCACACCCATCGATTTCTCCGACTGGGCAGCTCCGATCGTTGTTGTCAAGAAGCCTGGCGGCAAAGTACGCATCTGCGCCGATTATTCCACCGGTCTCAATGCGGCACTCGAAGCAAACAACTACCCTCTTCCAACACCTGAAGACATCTTCACCAAACTGGCTGGTAACCCGCATACCAAAAAACTATATCTTAAATAA
- the LOC129747034 gene encoding uncharacterized protein LOC129747034 codes for MTDVSKSSVKLSGLKPLNKENILYYYIPLQSMVSYAALSVNVMNPSIAIRLLPKRDVTNFLLIHTVFGTTLYFYSRPHLAAIPSNRRAAYSICGSVLFSFGSVLVWAVLRNAIPRNQGLATALGLSSGLVMAKLTYDYLESNDEQLTKKN; via the exons ATGACCGACGTCAGCAAATCGTCTGTCAAGCTCTCGGGTCTCAAGCCCCTCAACAAGGAAAACATCCTGTACTACTATATCCCGCTGCAGAGTATGGTTAGCTATGCGGCCCTCTCGGTCAACGTCATGAACCCATCGATCGCCATCAG ATTATTGCCGAAGCGGGACGTCACCAACTTCCTGCTGATTCACACGGTCTTCGGCACCACACTGTACTTCTACAGCCGGCCACATTTGGCCGCCATCCCGAGCAATCGCCGGGCAGCGTACAGCATTTGCGGATCGGTCCTGTTCAGCTTCGGGTCGGTGCTGGTTTGGGCCGTGCTCCGGAACGCCATCCCTCGGAACCAGGGCCTGGCAACGGCACTTGGCCTTTCATCGGGGCTGGTGATGGCCAAGTTGACCTACGATTATCTGGAGAGCAACGACGAACAGTTGACCAAAAAGAACTAA
- the LOC129744923 gene encoding MIEF1 upstream open reading frame protein produces MNVTTSLTTKRLVLRLYRDLRRYGSQLQFTDRDYFLRRIRQEFDQSRSLTDPKDIEFCYKRGRELLDKARVI; encoded by the exons ATGAACGTGACCACATCCCTCACCACAAAGCGGCTTGTTTTACGTCTTTACCGGGACCTTCGACGATACGGAAGCCAGCTACAGTTTACCGATCGGGATTATTTCCTGCGCCGCATTCGGCAGGAGTTCGATCAGAGTCGTTCGCTGACTGATCCCAAAGACATAGAATTTTGTTATAAG CGTGGCCGCGAATTGTTGGACAAAGCACGTGTGATTTAG
- the LOC129744922 gene encoding mitochondrial translation release factor in rescue, with the protein MLLSRSVFFNSRSINNFLIRFKTTLDSSKVPVLVETDLEETFVRGSGPGGQSVAKTSNKVVLTHRPTGIVVQCHSSRSLFKNREEARRLLVAKLDELYNGDQSMEAQKQRIELKKHSESTRRKHKLQEMKKAWKEREFGDEK; encoded by the coding sequence ATGTTACTATCGCGAAGCGTCTTTTTCAACAGTCGATCAATCAACAACTTTTTAATCCGCTTCAAAACTACACTCGATTCGTCAAAGGTTCCGGTGCTAGTAGAAACCGATTTGGAGGAAACGTTCGTCCGTGGGAGTGGTCCCGGTGGTCAATCTGTGGCCAAAACCAGTAACAAAGTTGTGCTGACACATCGACCCACCGGAATCGTTGTTCAGTGCCATAGCTCAAGGTCGTTGTTCAAAAATCGAGAGGAAGCCCGGAGGCTGTTGGTGGCAAAATTGGACGAATTGTACAACGGTGACCAATCGATGGAAGCTCAGAAACAAAGGATCGAATTGAAAAAGCACTCGGAATCAACACGAAGGAAGCACAAGCTACAGGAAATGAAGAAGGCTTGGAAGGAAAGGGAATTCGGAGACGAAAAATAG
- the LOC129744921 gene encoding RING-type E3 ubiquitin-protein ligase PPIL2, with product MGKKQHQKDKMYLTYTEWSEFYGGHKPGSVENEQIKFKRLPFDHCCLTMVPFEHPYADTDGNIFELAAIVSFLKQFKVNPVSGKPQDGKSLIKLNFSKNHEGQYHCPALFKPFTKNSHIVANGKTGIVFSHEAIEQLNVKAKNWKDLLDDTPFTRKDLITIQDPASLEKFNITTFHHIQKKLRVQTEEELAEKKDPQARLKTISMETREILDQLEKDYKAPEEKSEDHKVADKFNAAHYSTGAVAAAFTSTAMMPVLNHEAAIIEEDVIRYERVKKKGYVRMLTNFGALNFELYCDQVPKACENFLKHCSTGYYNGCIFHRSIRNFMIQGGDPTGVGNGGTSIWGKKFADEIKPNLTHSGRGMLAMANSGPNTNGSQFFITYRSCRHLDGKHTIFGKLVGGLEVLTEMERVEVDNRDRPIEPIFIQRAQVFVDPFQEADEQLAQQRAEELERVQREAEEKQKKSVKAQPLKVFRSGVGKYLDKEITKRLPDAEASGSGLSSTSGQVKKQKKEELISKFGNFKSW from the exons ATGGGTAAGAAACAGCACCAGAAGGACAAAAT GTACCTTACGTACACGGAGTGGTCCGAGTTCTACGGCGGCCACAAACCGGGCTCGGTCGAAAACGAACAGATCAAGTTCAAGCGGCTCCCGTTTGACCACTGCTGCCTGACGATGGTTCCTTTCGAGCATCCTTATGCGGACACGGATGGAAACATCTTCGAGCTGGCCGCGATTGTCAGCTTCCTGAAGCAGTTTAAG GTGAATCCCGTCAGTGGTAAGCCACAGGATGGCAAATCGCTTATCAAGCTCAACTTCAGCAAGAATCACGAAGGGCAATATCACTGTCCAGCTCTGTTTAAGCCTTTCACCAAGAATTCTCATATCGTGGCCAACGGCAAGACTGGAATTGTATTTTCTCACGAAGCCATCGAGCAGCTGAACGTGAAAGCCAAGAACTGGAAAGATCTGCTGGATGATACCCCGTTCACTCGAAAGGATCTGATTACCATACAGGATCCGGCTAGTTTGGAGAAGTTTAATATTACCACATTCCATCACATCCAGAAAAAGCTGCGGGTGCAAACTGAAGAGGAACTGGCCGAGAAGAAAGATCCGCAGGCTCGGTTGAAAACTATTTCGATGGAGACGAGGGAAATTCTTGATCAGCTGGAAAAGGACTACAAAGCTCCTGAGGAGAAATCCGAGGATCATAAGGTGGCCGACAAATTCAATGCAGCGCACTACTCGACGGGGGCAGTGGCTGCAGCCTTTACATCGACGGCAATGATGCCGGTATTGAATCATGAAGCAGCGATTATTGAGGAGGATGTTATTCGATATGAGCGGGTCAAAAAGAAGGGCTATGTACGCATGCTCACAAACTTTGGAGCACTTAACTTCGAGTTGTACTGCGATCAGGTGCCAAAAGCATGCGAAAACTTCCTGAAACATTGTTCGACCGGTTATTACAATGGGTGCATATTCCATCGGTCGATTAGGAATTTCATGATTCAAGGAGGTGATCCGACTGGGGTTGGCAATGGAGGAACATCTATCTGGGGCAAAAAGTTTGCCGACGAGATCAAACCCAATTTGACACACTCGGGAAGGGGTATGTTGGCAATGGCAAACTCCGGACCAAATACCAATGGTTCGCAGTt CTTTATAACGTACAGATCCTGTAGGCATCTGGACGGAAAGCACACTATTTTTGGCAAGCTGGTCGGCGGTCTGGAAGTTCTTACCGAAATGGAACGGGTTGAAGTGGACAATCGGGATCGACCAATTGAACCTATTTTCATCCAACGAGCCCAAGTTTTCGTGGACCCTTTCCAGGAAGCAGACGAACAGCTAGCACAGCAACGAGCCGAAGAACTGGAACGTGTTCAGCGTGAGGCCGAAGAGAAACAGAAGAAATCGGTAAAAGCTCAGCCCCTTAAAGTGTTTCGGTCCGGCGTTGGGAAATATCTGGACAAGGAAATCACCAAGCGATTACCAGACGCAGAAGCCTCCGGTAGTGGACTCTCCAGTACTTCCGGTCAGgtaaaaaagcagaaaaaagaGGAATTGATCAGCAAATTTGGGAACTTCAAATCGTGGTAA
- the LOC129743139 gene encoding histone H1A, sperm-like gives MSKTEEDTIDSGASAGSEAEEVPTETKKKAKQFRKKLTSLDKMQIHDQIIEALETLKERKGASLIAIKRYLEDNYKTDTQRQSAHIRKIIIDGVESGDIIRTRGVGAFGRFKIAPTTKKITIKKRKAPEDYQEIPAVKHRPKTGGRTKPGPASVAAKQKPTKPTGKAEEASPVAPKKRGRPAKK, from the coding sequence ATGTCCAAAACGGAAGAAGATACCATAGATTCCGGTGCTTCTGCCGGTTCCGAAGCCGAGGAAGTGCCTACCGAAACCAAGAAGAAAGCCAAACAATTCCGCAAGAAGCTAACCAGCTTGGACAAGATGCAAATTCACGACCAAATCATCGAAGCACTGGAGACGCTAAAGGAACGCAAGGGAGCGTCGCTGATCGCAATTAAACGGTACCTGGAGGATAATTACAAAACCGATACGCAGCGGCAGAGTGCCCACATCCGGAAGATAATCATCGATGGGGTTGAAAGTGGCGATATCATTCGAACGAGAGGAGTTGGTGCTTTCGGTCGGTTTAAGATTGCACCTACCACtaagaaaattacaataaaaaagcGCAAAGCTCCCGAAGACTATCAGGAGATTCCGGCTGTAAAGCACCGACCGAAGACCGGCGGAAGGACAAAACCGGGTCCAGCTTCCGTGGCTGCTAAGCAAAAACCAACTAAGCCCACAGGAAAAGCAGAGGAAGCTAGCCCGGTCGCTCCCAAAAAACGGGGCCGTCCAGCGAAGAAGTAA
- the LOC129746022 gene encoding histone H3.3A-like, protein MARTKQTARKSTGGKAPRKQLATKAARKSAPSTGGVKKPHRYRPGTVALREIRRYQKSTELLIRKLPFQRLVREIAQDFKTDLRFQSAAVAALQEASEAYLVGLFEDTNLCAIHAKRVTIMPKDIQLARRIRGERA, encoded by the coding sequence ATGGCTCGTACCAAGCAGACCGCTCGTAAATCCACCGGAGGAAAGGCACCCCGGAAGCAGTTGGCCACCAAGGCCGCTCGTAAGAGCGCTCCCTCGACCGGTGGCGTTAAGAAGCCGCATCGTTATCGGCCGGGAACGGTCGCCCTGCGAGAAATCCGTCGTTACCAGAAGTCGACGGAGCTGTTGATCCGCAAGTTGCCCTTCCAGCGGTTGGTGCGTGAAATCGCTCAAGATTTCAAGACGGATCTGCGCTTCCAGAGTGCTGCCGTTGCTGCCCTCCAAGAAGCTAGCGAAGCCTATCTGGTCGGTCTGTTCGAAGATACCAATCTGTGCGCCATCCACGCCAAACGTGTCACCATTATGCCCAAGGACATCCAGCTGGCTCGTCGTATCCGTGGAGAACGTGCTTAA